From one Ursus arctos isolate Adak ecotype North America unplaced genomic scaffold, UrsArc2.0 scaffold_26, whole genome shotgun sequence genomic stretch:
- the DAZAP2 gene encoding DAZ-associated protein 2 isoform X1, whose translation MNSKGQYPTQPTYPVQPPGNPVYPQTLHLPQAPPYTDAPPAYSELYRPSFVHPGAATVPTMSAAFPGASLYLPMAQSVAVGPLGSTIPMAYYPVGPIYPPGSAVLVEGGYDAGARFGAGATAGNIPPPPPGCPPNAAQLAVMQGANVLVTQRKGNFFMGGSDGGYTIW comes from the exons ATGAAcagcaaag GTCAATATCCAACGCAGCCAACCTACCCCGTGCAGCCTCCTGGGAATCCAGTGTACCCTCAGACCTTGCATCTTCCTCAGGCTCCACCCTATACTGATGCCCCACCTGCCTACTCAGAG CTCTATCGTCCGAGCTTTGTGCACCCAGGGgctgccacagtccccaccatgTCAGCTGCATTTCCTGGCGCCTCACTGTATCTTCCCATGGCCCAATCTGTAGCTGTTGGACCTTTGGGTTCCACAATCCCTATGGCTTATTATCCAGTTGGTCCCATCTATCCACCTGGTTCAGCAGTGCTGGTGGAAGGAGGGTATGATGCAGGTGCCAGATTTGGAGCTGGGGCTACCGCTGGCAACATTCCT CCTCCACCCCCTGGATGCCCTCCCAACGCTGCTCAGCTTGCAGTCATGCAGGGAGCCAATGTCCTCGTAACTCAGCGGAAGGGAAACTTCTtcatgggtggctcagatggtggcTACACCATCTGGTGA
- the DAZAP2 gene encoding DAZ-associated protein 2 isoform X2, which yields MNSKGQYPTQPTYPVQPPGNPVYPQTLHLPQAPPYTDAPPAYSELYRPSFVHPGAATVPTMSAAFPGASLYLPMAQSVAVGPLGSTIPMAYYPVGPIYPPASTPWMPSQRCSACSHAGSQCPRNSAEGKLLHGWLRWWLHHLVKNQGHLCAGKDITYLQHFSQCNCFSHINLKLQFRHMLLGCLSGAQTFRHFSNLIRNHVLVAVPP from the exons ATGAAcagcaaag GTCAATATCCAACGCAGCCAACCTACCCCGTGCAGCCTCCTGGGAATCCAGTGTACCCTCAGACCTTGCATCTTCCTCAGGCTCCACCCTATACTGATGCCCCACCTGCCTACTCAGAG CTCTATCGTCCGAGCTTTGTGCACCCAGGGgctgccacagtccccaccatgTCAGCTGCATTTCCTGGCGCCTCACTGTATCTTCCCATGGCCCAATCTGTAGCTGTTGGACCTTTGGGTTCCACAATCCCTATGGCTTATTATCCAGTTGGTCCCATCTATCCACCTG CCTCCACCCCCTGGATGCCCTCCCAACGCTGCTCAGCTTGCAGTCATGCAGGGAGCCAATGTCCTCGTAACTCAGCGGAAGGGAAACTTCTtcatgggtggctcagatggtggcTACACCATCTGGTGAAGAACCAAGGCCACCTCTGTGCCGGGAAAGACATCACATACCTTCAGCACTTCTCACAATGTAACTGCTTTAGTCATATTAACCTGAAGTTGCAGTTTAGACACATGTTGTTGGGGTGTCTTTCTGGTGCCCAAACTttcaggcacttttcaaacttaATAAGGAACCATGTATTGGTAGCAGTACCTCCTTAA
- the SMAGP gene encoding small cell adhesion glycoprotein: MGASGQIPVIPVPIARRLEPRGEGGSGSGRRSAGPSTPPPGRPPQLARRVRPVSSRSAARGPSPRISAVPAPGEFKRTRGAAPGPPPAARPTGKVSTRRRAPEQGTGEGGRAGRARGPHAHRGRLGHGSDASPERPEPPVAAARSGLPRTDGRTAARRGLPREPCADLLLPGGAHPLAAMPSLLTTPSPGEELMTTPVLQTTEALSPEAEASTALIAVVITVVFLTLLSVAVLIFFYLYKNKGSYVTYEPAEGEPGAVLQMESDSAKGRDKEEYFI; this comes from the exons ATGGGGGCAAGCGGACAGATCCCAGTTATCCCAGTTCCGATCGCACGCCGTCTGGAGCCTCGGGGCGAGGGAGGAAGCGGCTCCGGACGAAGA TCGGCCggtccctccaccccccctcccggCCGGCCTCCGCAGCTCGCTCGGCGCGTCCGTCCCGTTTCCTCCCGCTCCGCGGCCCGCGGCCCTTCTCCGCGAATCTCCGCCGTTCCCGCCCCCGGCGAGTTCAAAAGGACGCGCGGAGCGGCGCCCGGCCCTCCCCCGGCCGCCCGTCCGACTGGTAAGGTGAGCACGCGGAGGAGGGCACCGGAGCAGGGCACGGGGGAGGGCGGCAGGGCCGGGCGAGCCCGGGGGCCGCACGCACACCGCGGTCGCCTCGGCCACGGCAGCGACGCGAGCCCAGAGCGGCCGGAGCCTCCCGTCGCGGCCGCTCGGAGCGGGCTGCCCCGGACAGACGGACGGACGGCCGCGCGCCGCGGGCTGCCCCGGGAGCCGTGTGCCG ATCTGCTGCTGCCCGGAGGTGCCCATCCCCTTGCTGCAATGCCTAGCCTGCTAACCACGCCTTCTCCTGGAG AAGAACTGATGACCACCCCAGTTCTGCAGACCACTGAAGCCCTGTCCCCAGAAGCCGAGGCCAGCACAGCACTCATTGCAG TCGTTATCACCGTGGTCTTCCTCACCCTGCTCTCAGTCGCGGTCTTGATCTTCTTTTACCTGTACAAGAACAAAGGCAGCTACGTCACCTACGAACCCGCAGAAGGCGAGCCCGGCGCCGTCCTCCAAATGGAGAGTGACTCAGCCAAGGGCAGGGACAAGGAGGAATATTTCATCTAA